From the genome of Vicia villosa cultivar HV-30 ecotype Madison, WI linkage group LG2, Vvil1.0, whole genome shotgun sequence, one region includes:
- the LOC131646018 gene encoding uncharacterized protein LOC131646018, producing the protein MKASLIRTGSVPVFPGSLRTSLSRQVSFSGDKNHHVQSPRLSMHFHSTDHHSNGINRALSESVASKNFGFSRNLNRSGSQFFPLEETGLGGGGCDHGDVTVTSGGNGGERIKIGAYYKEMLKSNPTDALLLRNYGKFLHEVEKNLVRAEEYYGRAILANPEDGELLSLYGKLIWETNRDEERAKSYFDQAIHVSPDDSTVLGSYAHFMWEAEEEEEEVATNGKEMKESKEEESAAGLIAPF; encoded by the exons ATGAAAGCTTCTCTCATTCGAACCGGTTCAGTCCCGGTCTTCCCCGGTTCACTTCGAACCTCTCTCTCACGCCAAGTTTCTTTTTCCGGCGACAAAAACCACCACGTTCAATCTCCAAGGCTTTCAATGCACTTCCACTCCACCGACCACCATTCGAACGGGATCAACAGAGCGTTATCGGAAAGCGTTGCGAGCAAGAACTTCGGCTTTTCTAGGAACCTGAATCGATCCGGATCACAGTTTTTTCCTTTGGAGGAAACCGGACTCGGCGGCGGCGGATGCGATCACGGAGATGTGACAGTAACCAGCGGCGGAAACGGCGGTGAAAGGATTAAAATAGGCGCGTACTATAAGGAAATGTTGAAGTCAAATCCGACGGACGCGCTTTTGCTTAGAAACTACGGCAAATTTCTTCACGAG GTAGAAAAAAATTTGGTGAGAGCAGAGGAATATTACGGAAGAGCGATTCTAGCGAATCCTGAAGATGGTGAATTGCTTTCTCTATACGGAAAGTTGATATGGGAAACGAATCGAGATGAAGAAAGAGCTAAGTCTTACTTTGATCAAGCAATTCATGTTTCTCCGGATGATAG CACGGTGTTGGGATCCTATGCACACTTCATGTGGGAAGCGGAGGAGGAGGAAGAGGAGGTAGCGACTAATGGTAAAGAAATGAAAGAGAGTAAAGAAGAAGAATCGGCGGCCGGGCTTATAGCTCCGTTTTAA